From one Excalfactoria chinensis isolate bCotChi1 chromosome 9, bCotChi1.hap2, whole genome shotgun sequence genomic stretch:
- the SLC16A14 gene encoding monocarboxylate transporter 14 isoform X1, whose amino-acid sequence MYASREDIGYDFGDDSKVGSKPIKPNPNIDGGWAWMIVFSSFLVHILIMGSQMALGILNMEWLEEFNQSRGLTAWVSSLSMGITLIVGPFIGLFITMCGCRKTAIIGGILNALGWILSAYASDVHYLFLTFGVTAGIGSGMVYLPAVVMVGQYFQKRRALAQGLSTTGTGFGAFLMTALLKYLCKEFGWRNAMFIQGAICLNLCVCGALMRPLSPKYINEKYVVRSNSEDNQAKALSHSAETIKSNGVLSEEPEKKEAIKNEEVLDDIKHIEIGGKSRIGKSMYGLRILKTVSQLTVTVRKGFGIWYSSYFGAASLFTNRVFVAFIIWALFAYSSFVIPFIHLPEIVKQYNLSSQNNIFPLTSIIAIVHIFGKVILGIISDLPCISTWNVFLMANFTLVTCILTLPLMQTYISLAVVCALIGFSSGYFSLMPVVTEDLVGTKHLANAYGIIICANGISALLGPPFAGWIYDITHKYDFSFYICGSLYMVGILFLFMQPYIGKKQSQEKSTEEAQV is encoded by the exons ATGTATGCCAGTCGAGAGGACATTGGATATGATTTTGGAGATGACTCAAAGGTTGGAAGTAAGCCAATTAAGCCTAATCCAAACATCGATGGAGGATGGGCTTGGATGattgtattttcctctttccttgtgCACATACTTATCATGGGGTCCCAAATGGCCCTTGGAATACTCAACATGGAATGGCTTGAAGAGTTTAATCAAAGTCGTGGCTTAACAGCATGGGTTAGCTCTCTTAGCATGGGCATTACACTTATTGTAG GTCCTTTCATTGGTTTATTCATTACCATGTGTGGGTGCCGCAAAACAGCAATAATTGGAGGGATATTGAATGCCCTGGGCTGGATATTGAGTGCCTATGCCTCAGATGTGCACTACCTCTTCCTTACGTTTGGAGTGACAGCCG gcATTGGGAGCGGCATGGTTTACCTGCCAGCAGTGGTCATGGTAGGACagtattttcagaagagaagagcaCTTGCACAAGGACTCAGTACCACGGGAACAGGGTTTGGAGCTTTCTTAATGACAGCCTTACTGAAGTATCTCTGCAAGGAATTTGGATGGAGAAATGCCATGTTCATCCAGGGTGCAATCTGCCTGAACCTTTGTGTCTGCGGGGCACTTATGAGACCACTTTCTCCCAAATACATTAATGAAAAGTATGTTGTAAGAAGTAATAGCGAAGATAATCAAGCAAAAGCTCTGTCTCATTCTGCAGAGACTATAAAGTCCAACGGAGTCCTCAGTgaagaaccagaaaaaaaagaagcgataaaaaatgaagaagtgcTTGACGACATAAAGCACATAGAAATTGGAGGTAAATCTCGGATTGGAAAGAGCATGTATGGACTGCGCATTCTTAAGACGGTGAGCCAGCTGACAGTTACAGTCAGGAAGGGCTTTGGAATCTGGTACTCCAGCTACTTTGGAGCTGCATCACTCTTCACCAACAGAGTATTTGTGGCCTTTATAATCTGGGCTTTGTTTGCCTATAGCAGCTTTGTCATACCCTTTATTCATCTTCCAGAGATAGTCAAGCAGTACAATTTATCTAGTCAGAACAATATATTTCCTTTGACGTCCATTATAGCAATTGTTCATATTTTTGGTAAAGTGATCCTTGGAATCATCTCTGATCTCCCTTGCATCAGCACTTGGAATGTCTTCCTCATGGCTAACTTCACGCTGGTCACCTGCATTCTTACTTTGCCACTAATGCAAACATACATTAGTCTGGCTGTGGTTTGTGCTCTAATAGGATTTTCTAGTGGCTATTTTTCTCTAATGCCTGTTGTGACTGAAGATTTGGTTGGAACTAAACACCTTGCAAATGCCTACGGCATCATCATTTGTGCCAATGGAATATCTGCATTGCTTGGACCACCCTTTGCAG GTTGGATCTATGACATCACACataaatatgatttttctttttatatatgtgGCTCGCTATATATGGTgggaatattatttttatttatgcaaCCTTATATTGGAAAGAAACAATCACAAGAAAAATCTACCGAAGAGGCACAAGTATAG
- the SLC16A14 gene encoding monocarboxylate transporter 14 isoform X2: protein MYASREDIGYDFGDDSKVGSPFIGLFITMCGCRKTAIIGGILNALGWILSAYASDVHYLFLTFGVTAGIGSGMVYLPAVVMVGQYFQKRRALAQGLSTTGTGFGAFLMTALLKYLCKEFGWRNAMFIQGAICLNLCVCGALMRPLSPKYINEKYVVRSNSEDNQAKALSHSAETIKSNGVLSEEPEKKEAIKNEEVLDDIKHIEIGGKSRIGKSMYGLRILKTVSQLTVTVRKGFGIWYSSYFGAASLFTNRVFVAFIIWALFAYSSFVIPFIHLPEIVKQYNLSSQNNIFPLTSIIAIVHIFGKVILGIISDLPCISTWNVFLMANFTLVTCILTLPLMQTYISLAVVCALIGFSSGYFSLMPVVTEDLVGTKHLANAYGIIICANGISALLGPPFAGWIYDITHKYDFSFYICGSLYMVGILFLFMQPYIGKKQSQEKSTEEAQV from the exons ATGTATGCCAGTCGAGAGGACATTGGATATGATTTTGGAGATGACTCAAAGGTTGGAA GTCCTTTCATTGGTTTATTCATTACCATGTGTGGGTGCCGCAAAACAGCAATAATTGGAGGGATATTGAATGCCCTGGGCTGGATATTGAGTGCCTATGCCTCAGATGTGCACTACCTCTTCCTTACGTTTGGAGTGACAGCCG gcATTGGGAGCGGCATGGTTTACCTGCCAGCAGTGGTCATGGTAGGACagtattttcagaagagaagagcaCTTGCACAAGGACTCAGTACCACGGGAACAGGGTTTGGAGCTTTCTTAATGACAGCCTTACTGAAGTATCTCTGCAAGGAATTTGGATGGAGAAATGCCATGTTCATCCAGGGTGCAATCTGCCTGAACCTTTGTGTCTGCGGGGCACTTATGAGACCACTTTCTCCCAAATACATTAATGAAAAGTATGTTGTAAGAAGTAATAGCGAAGATAATCAAGCAAAAGCTCTGTCTCATTCTGCAGAGACTATAAAGTCCAACGGAGTCCTCAGTgaagaaccagaaaaaaaagaagcgataaaaaatgaagaagtgcTTGACGACATAAAGCACATAGAAATTGGAGGTAAATCTCGGATTGGAAAGAGCATGTATGGACTGCGCATTCTTAAGACGGTGAGCCAGCTGACAGTTACAGTCAGGAAGGGCTTTGGAATCTGGTACTCCAGCTACTTTGGAGCTGCATCACTCTTCACCAACAGAGTATTTGTGGCCTTTATAATCTGGGCTTTGTTTGCCTATAGCAGCTTTGTCATACCCTTTATTCATCTTCCAGAGATAGTCAAGCAGTACAATTTATCTAGTCAGAACAATATATTTCCTTTGACGTCCATTATAGCAATTGTTCATATTTTTGGTAAAGTGATCCTTGGAATCATCTCTGATCTCCCTTGCATCAGCACTTGGAATGTCTTCCTCATGGCTAACTTCACGCTGGTCACCTGCATTCTTACTTTGCCACTAATGCAAACATACATTAGTCTGGCTGTGGTTTGTGCTCTAATAGGATTTTCTAGTGGCTATTTTTCTCTAATGCCTGTTGTGACTGAAGATTTGGTTGGAACTAAACACCTTGCAAATGCCTACGGCATCATCATTTGTGCCAATGGAATATCTGCATTGCTTGGACCACCCTTTGCAG GTTGGATCTATGACATCACACataaatatgatttttctttttatatatgtgGCTCGCTATATATGGTgggaatattatttttatttatgcaaCCTTATATTGGAAAGAAACAATCACAAGAAAAATCTACCGAAGAGGCACAAGTATAG